A single region of the Ziziphus jujuba cultivar Dongzao chromosome 10, ASM3175591v1 genome encodes:
- the LOC112490499 gene encoding uncharacterized protein LOC112490499, with product MQEYVLGIRMKESKPWKYVNHLLIPLNKHNIHWVVGHVDLKERRMTVYDSDKAGNRYKGQIYFQKLCIMLPYLLRSASFYEQRPDLVDSVDEFTCELAQNTPQQSNGGDCGIFTLKTIEFLHARLPLTFTQDNMEFFRKKYAYEVYNKELSI from the exons atgcaagaatatgtgctggggattcgaatgaaggagtccaagccatggaaatacgtaaatcat ttgttgattccactaaacaagcacAACATACATTGGGtggtagggcacgtggacttaAAAGAGCGTCGCATGACTGTATATGATTCAGATAAGGCTGGTAACCGATACAAGggacaaatttatttccagaaattatgcataatgttaccatatttactgcggtctgcatccttttatgagcagcggccggatcttgtagactccgttgacgagtttacatgtgaattggcacaaaatacccctcagcaaagtaacgg tggtgactgtgggatatttacactcaagaccatcgaattcttacatgctagattaccattgacattcacacaagataacatggagttctttaggaagaagtatgcatatgaggtttacaacaaagaacttagcatatga